ACGGCGGTGCCACGGACgactccgccgctgccggagcGTTCCTTGCGTGGAAGGAGCAGCCTGTCGTGTGGACGAGCGCGTGGAAGccatgagatcgatcgatccaatAAGTCCAAATCCGCCAATGCTGCGAATGATCGAGCCTGCGATTCATTTGATTCATTTGTTTAATTTGATTCTCATTtgattcatttgtttttttagaactaGTTGATTCATTTGTATATCTGAGTATTCCATTGACTTGTATAGAAGCTAGCGATAGATTATTTGCTTTACCGGTTAACACTGAGTCTCACGTTCTTGATGCATGGttcgatatatatataagctTGCTTGCATGTCGTTGGTTTGGACTGATGCATGCAACTCATTACTCATAGCAGATAGGAAAAACTAccaattacccccctgaactttCGCGGTCATCCAAATTACtccccgaaccacaaaaccggacattcttcacccccaactatgcaaaccggacgaattactcccctcgacctaatccgcagtggttttggtctacgtggcatacatgtggcagtccagtcagcattttattttttttaaatggtgggacccacatgtcatacccctctttctctctccctaatctctctctttctctctctcgtggGCGGAGGCAtgcgcggtggcgcgcggcgtgaGACGAGGAGGGGGAACCGGACGACAGCgtgaggccgcggcggcggtggtccagGCGGACCtcgcccacggcggcggccggcgctacgacggcgagcgacgccgTCCACCTCtctgccatggccgccgccatgCGCGCCGCACTTCCCCTCCCCCATCCCCTCTACCTCCCCTCGCCGACGCTTCTGGCCGGCGATGGCATGTACTTGATcagcacgccggcggcggctctagcgcGGTAGTGCTCTTCGACGGCGCGCAGCATTTCCTCCACCGGCGGCAGCGTCCTCCTCCCGGACAACACCTGCGCGACCCACTTCCCTCGAAGAACCATGGCGCCGGCACCTTCCTCGGGACGCCGACGAACGACAGCGACGAGGCCAACGCCGGCGGGAACACGTGCTCGAACAGCGGCCCGACACGGTTGTCGTCGATGGTGACCATCCTATCCGTGTCCAGGAACGGGAACGAGTAGACGTACCCGGTGCAGTAcatggcggcgagggcgacgacgcGCGAGCCGTCGATGAACACCAGCGTCCCGCCCTCACACAGGTGTTTGACCTATGGCCTCAGGTGGATGTTGGCATACTTGGCATCGTGGCCTCCTCCGTCGACTTGGTCGCACTACACCATGCCCCAAGTTTCCTTACTACATATCTTCAGCAAAAACCCTATCTAGTGGCAAACTATGTGTCAGTAATTTGTTTCCCGACAGAGATGGTCTGTCAGGACAAGTGCTGCCGGCAAAGGTCTTTCCCGACAGATAATCCGTGCTGACAGATAGTTTGGCAATGTTTTTTTGCTCTTTGCCGACAGATATTTTTTCCTGACAGACGGACCTTTTCCGACATATGGATCTTTGCTGACAAATAGTGTGACGTGACTCATACTTTTCCCGGCAGATAATATGACACCAAGAATATATcaggccaaaaaaaaataaaaataaatggagCTCATCACAACAAGCAACACATGACAAATTAAGTGTACTTTTCACTAATTTCACTAATAGATTAGTGAATCCAACATACAAGTAAAAAAATCACATAGCTCAGCTAGGAATTGTGGGAATAGTGCATACATACAAATTTGAAATGACACCAAAGATGGAACATATAATGGTCTATAAGAAAAGGGGATGCTAAAATAACTACATTATCTGGACTTGGCCAGATTTATATATTGTATACATCTTGTTGCTGGCAAATATCCTGAAAAGCATCGAATTGGAAGGTACAGGCTCACTTCATCCATATCAAAAGTTCACATGTATATTTTGATATATTGATGCACCTGTAATGTAAAAGTGTATTGCTTAGATATAAGGTATAACCAAGATAAGAAATGCATTGACAACTGAGCATCAAAAGCTTCTATGTTATGGGGAGATTTCACTTATAGAATTAAAGCTGCAGTTACAAGGCAAAAGAGTTTGACGATTGATAATCAACCGAAATGTCAAATCAGAACCCACTATTACGACTGGTAATTAATAAATCAATGAATGATAGAGCAAAATATAACTGAAATTAGTTTACATGGGATCCATTTAATCAACTATATgacaaaatttaaaatgatGTCTAGCAGTCGAAACAGAAACAAATCATCTAGCTGTACTGAATCCAACGTTTTGCTCCAACTAACAGCACTATTGGCATTATACTGTAAATAGCATTTTCATAATGTGAATTAGAAACTGGAGTCTCAGGGCTGTATATCATTTATAATGACTGCTTGTTGTAAGAATAGACAACCACCTAATTTCAACTGAAGGAAATTGCAAAGTTCAAGTACACACTTATATTCATCCTTCCGGCAAGCAGTTGTAGAGACCATTCATATATCAGAAGGCAGTTCAAGTAAACACTTAAATTCATTCATCTATGAACAACAAAATTAACATACATTTGGCGAACAAACAAGATTGACAAGTGAAGAACACCAACCATTGCCGAGAGCGCAGATATCCCATGTTATGCCCCTCACCTTCCTACTCTTGCTTATTTCGGTCCTCCTGTTCCCTGCACACTTACCAAATTAAAAGCATGCCACACCAATCCAGCTATCAGAATCTACATACACCACAAGGACACCAAAGTCCACCTGCAGAGTGGCAGTGACATTGTACTTGGGCCGCTTCCTGCAGACACAAAATAAAAACACTGAAATACTTGAGAAACTCTCAGACATATCATCAAACAGAAGGCTTGCCTAGCTGGGATGACTAACACATTATTCACCACACCAACCTCGCTTGATGTCATCCAGAGAAAGCTTGGCTGGCCTGTCTATCAGAGTGCCAATGGTCACATAGTAGCTGCAAATCCAACATCAGTTCATCGAATTAGAGCAGCTCACAAGCAACAAGACCAAACCACACCTCGCAAAGATGAGGATGGAAGTGAAGTACTTGCCTAGCACAAGGTTTACCCATCTGAAGTGCTCTTGCAATCTTAAGATAAGATTTAGGACCTTGGGCAGGAAACGATGCAAACAGCTTAATTGGAGCGTTTGATGCTGAATTGCAGGCACAAGAGCAAATTAATAGCCACAACTAAATGGAATCAGTCATCACGGAAGGCGTCAAACTAAACCAGCAAAGCTAGCATGCTTGGCGCGTCAAAAGCAGAGCTGTATAGAACAATCAATTAACCATGTCGTCTACTATCAACAAAAGTAAcaaggaagaggggaggaggggggtttGCTCTGCTACCTTCTCACCActaaggtggtggtggtggtggtggcgccaaTGAGGCCGAAGCCCGAAGATGAGGATCCCCCACGACTTGGACGGCCGCAGCTCCTGCTCCCCCGGTGCTCGCGCAGGCCTGCCCGCCGCCTTCGAGCTCGAAGCCCACTACATCGGAATGCCATGGCTGCAGACTGCGGCAGGAGGGGAGGGATCGAGCAAGTGCGGGAAGGGATGGCGCTCGCCGTGGGGTTTCCGGTTCGATGCCGCCACTTCGTGCTTCGAACTCCCTGTCGCCGCCCCGATCTGATTCACGCCGACGCCCAGATCTCCGGAGGGGGATTGGGCATGGCAGCGCGGGATGGAGAGAGCTTGGGGGCAGGGATTGTGGGGGAGCTAGGGCTTCCTCTTCGGTGCGCTCGGGGGCAGGGAGAGCGGGCGGCGTGCACTGTGGATGGGgagcgaggaggtggcggcgcgatGGGAGACGATGAGGGGAGGGCTAGGGTTAggcggtgttttttttttcatcctccGATGGATCTCGATGGCTGGGGGTGCTTTCCCCACTTAATTTGCCTCCATCTATTTTAGACGGTTGGATCTTGATCCAACGCACCAAGCATTGCTGACAAATAGCTGGTCACTAAGTTTTGTTGACACATATAATTGGTTAGTACTATTACTATTGCCGGCAgatattttgataaaatataCATTTAGAATTACCGACATATAATATGTCTCACTATGCAGTTTTCCCGACATATAGTACGTCAAAATCTTTTACTAACAAATAGATTATCAGTAATTGTTTCTCTTTGCCGACAGATGTGTGTTAGTAATCCAGTGTCATGGTGTAGTGTCGTGAGGCGCACCTCCTTGGCGACGCCGATGAGGACCAACGCGATGTCCTTGCCGTTTTCGCCGCAGCCCACCATGACAACCACCTTCATGCAGATGTAGACATGGAGCACACAAGACAATACAAGATTACTATTACTGACATGGTTGGTGGCGGCAGAGCATGCATCCAAGGTGATTAGAAATGGAGAAATGTGTGGCCGTGAGCACCTCGTCGCGGAACGGCTCTGGCAGCCGGTACGAGTGGCtgtgcagctgccgccgcctccacacCTCCATTCCTTTGATGGTTGGCATGCTGGGCTGCGAGTAGTGCCCGGTGGTCGGGCCGCTGTTCAAGCACGTGTTCCCGCCGGCGTTGGCGCCGGCGCTGTCGTTCGTCGGCGTCCCGAGGAAGGTGCCGGTCAAGTACACGCCATCGTCGAGGGAAGTGGGTCGCACGCACAGGTGCTGTCCGGGAGGAGACGTTGCCGCCGGTGGTGGAGATGCTGCGCGTCGTCGACGAGCACTACCGCGCCAGAGCCGCTGCCGGCGTGCCGGTCAAGTACATGCCATCGCCGGCCGGAAGCGTCGGCGAGGGGAGGTAGAGGGAATGGGGGAGGGGGAGTGTGGCGCGCACGGCGGTGGCCATGGCAGAGAGGCGGAcggcgtcgctcgccgtcgtggcGCCGGCCGCCATGGGCGAGGTCCACCtggaccaccaccgccgcggcctCACGCTGCTGTCTGGTTCCCCATCCTCGTCTCACGCCGCGCACTGCCGCGCATGCCTCCGCccacgagagagagaaagagagagattaggaagagagaaagaggggtatgacatgtgggtcccaccattttaaaaaataaaatgctgactggagtGTCACGTGTACGCCACATAGACgaaaaccaccgtggattgggtcgaggggggtaattcgttcggtttgcatagttgggggtgaagaatatccggttttgtggttgaggggggtaattcggacgaccgcgaaagtttaggggggtaattcgtactttttcctagcaGATACGGCGGTCCTCCTCCAGACCTCCACCAGCTCCGTCCACAtcgacgccgccacctcctccacccgaATCTAGCGGCGGCTCATCAGCGGTGGTCGTCCACCACCGGCTCTTGTCCACATCagtgccgccacctcctccgtccATGCAACGCCGGCGCCATAGCCTCCCCTATGCCCGTCGCTGTCCACCCCTTTTGGGTTGGTTGCCGGCGTTGGAGGTGCGGTGGCGCGCCGTCCGGAGCTTGCGGTAGCAGCCATCGCCGGCAAACACCACTTGTTGTTGTTATGTATATATTTGTGTCCTCCATGCAATTCTGAGCTTGTTTGCATTATGAATCAACTGAGAGTAAATGATTTATCGAGAGAAGGATGTGGGTACAAAAAATCAGGAATGAGATAAGAGCTATGAAATACCTAAGAGTAATACATTTACTGAAAGAAGAAATCAACAAAGAGTAATACATCTATTGAAAGAAGAAATCAACTGAGAGTAAATCAGTAGAGTAATAAATTTACTGAATGGAGAAGTCAACTGAAAGTAAATCATTTACTAAGAAAAGGATGTGGGAAATCGACTGACTAACAGAAGGACGTGGGAAGAAAAATCTAGACAGAGAAAAGGTGCGAACTGGAGTGCCAGTGGGGGACAGTTGGggatggaggagagagaaaggtgGTTTCCTGGTGGGAGTGATGGTGGGGGGTGGGAGGTAGGTTATGAGGGGAGCGTTTTAGTTATTACGTATCCTGGGTGGTTTCCTGGATGAGACCATCcgtgattttatatatatatatatatatatatatatatatatatatatatatatatatatatatatatatatatatatatatatatatatatatatatatatatatatatatatatatatatatatatatatatatatatatatatatatatatatatataaaatcacgGATGGTCTCATCCAGGAAACCACCCAGGATACGTAGAGGGATGCGCTAAACCGCACCCAGGGTGCGTTATAACTAAACTACTCCCCTCACAGcaaccccctccccccacccccaccctccccccaccccaccccccacTCCCCGCACAAACtcccccatctctccctctccaaaaaTTTCTTTTATTAAGTAAATCAATTACTATAAGTGGTTTTTCTTCAATAAGTAATCAAGTTATTATCAAAAGGTTCCCCACACCATCAATCTTGTTGAACTGGCccgcactttttttttctttcctccttttttcgtGATTGTCCTATTAGTAATAAGATTACTGAGTCTGTCAACCTATGAGTAACTGAGTTACTAACACTCCCGCACTCCCAAATTTATTCATTCTCTCAGTAAATGGATTACTCCCAAGTTGTTTTCAACCCTTCTCAATTTGGTTCTTCCTGTCAGTAAATGAATTATTCTCGGTTCGTTCTTAAGCCCTTCTCTTAGCAAATAAATTACTTTGAATTATTCTCAGTTCGTTCTTAGCTCTTCTCTTAGCAAATAAATTACTTAGGATAGTAGTAATCCCAATTGGTTCGTATAACATCTCTTAGTAACTAAATTACTATTGCACCGATAGTTCTCAACATAACATATTGATCTTGCCACAAAATTTCTCTTAGTAACCAAGTTACTGTTACACTGATGGTTCTCAATATTTTGTCTCTTAGTAACTTAATTACACCAATGGTTCTCAACATAACATATTAATCTTGCTATCAAATTTCTTAGTAACAAAGTCAATATTACACCGATGGTTCTCAAACATACTATCTCTTAGTAACTAAATTACTATTACATCGATGGTTCTCAACATTCCGTCTGAAACAAACGCAAACACAATGCATATCATGAAAACATTTTAGGCATGTGCATCTCCATAATAAACATTTCAGGCAATAAATATAGTAGCCTGTCAATGATAGTAGTTCATAAAATAGAATGAATTGGACAAATGACACAATATTATTGGGCAGCACCACCAAAAACAATTAATAGGTAGTCAAGCTCAATTTTACAGAGTATTCCACAAGAGAAAGCAACATTCCAGTGCACCCATAATTGGGTCATGCCCGTCCATCATCTATCCATAGCGCCCTGTAGAATTTCAGTGAAGATGTATGCATGACATGATTAGAAGCAAATTATCTTCAGTTATTGTGCTTTTTATGTAGTGAGTGAACTTCAATACACAAGGCAAAGCAGGGCTCGAATCAAGAAAGCTAAACAAGCATTAGTACAAATCAGTTACAGGAGATATGATATTTGAAAAAAACAGAAAGTAAACAGTACTACCAGAATGATATTGCTCACTAACAAGAATCTCATGGTTTTTCTGGGTTCTTCTGGTGCTGGTGTCATGATTATTCTCAAAGATAAACTTGCTATTTGAAGCCGCAGCAACAATTAGGGACAGTAGCCTACAGTGTGTTCTGGATTCCTCAACACTAAA
The Oryza sativa Japonica Group chromosome 6, ASM3414082v1 DNA segment above includes these coding regions:
- the LOC9270148 gene encoding sulfite oxidase, translating into MGKPCASYYVTIGTLIDRPAKLSLDDIKRGSGPSTMSLPLCRRTEISKSRKVRGITWDICALGNGASIYQNIHVNF